One Homo sapiens chromosome 3, GRCh38.p14 Primary Assembly genomic window carries:
- the PIGZ gene encoding GPI alpha-1,2-mannosyltransferase 4 isoform X3 — translation MGADRWNALALLSGSYVTLVFYTRTFSNTIEGLLFTWLLVLVSSHVTWGPTRKEPAPGPRWRSWLLGGIVAAGFFNRPTFLAFAVVPLYLWGTRGATNPGLKSLTREALVLLPGAALTAAVFVATDSWYFSSPATSRNLVLTPVNFLHYNLNPQNLARHGTHARLTHLAVNGFLLFGVLHAQALQAAWQRLQVGLQASAQMGLLRALGARSLLSSPRSYLLLLYFMPLALLSAFSHQEARFLIPLLVPLVLLCSPQTQPVPWKGTVVLFNALGALLFGCLHQGGLVPGLEYLEQVVHAPVLPSTPTHYTLLFTHTYMPPRHLLHLPGLGAPVEVVDMGGTEDWALCQTLKSFTRQPACQVAGGPWLCRLFVVTPGTTRRAVEKCSFPFKNETLLFPHLTLEDPPALSSLLSGAWRDHLSLHIVELGEET, via the coding sequence ATGGGGGCGGATCGCTGGAACGCCCTGGCCCTGCTGTCTGGTTCCTACGTCACCCTGGTCTTCTACACAAGGACCTTCTCCAACACCATTGAGGGACTCCTCTTCACGTGGCTGCTGGTGCTGGTATCCTCCCATGTAACGTGGGGCCCTACACGCAAGGAGCCGGCGCCGGGTCCACGGTGGCGCAGCTGGCTTCTTGGAGGCATTGTGGCTGCTGGCTTCTTCAACCGGCCCACCTTTCTGGCCTTTGCTGTGGTCCCCCTCTACCTCTGGGGCACTCGTGGAGCCACAAACCCTGGTTTGAAGTCTCTGACCCGGGAGGCCCTGGTGCTGCTCCCTGGGGCAGCCCTCACAGCAGCGGTGTTTGTGGCCACGGACAGCTGGTATTTCTCCAGCCCCGCTACATCCAGGAACCTTGTCCTGACACCTGTCAACTTCTTGCACTACAACCTGAATCCCCAAAACCTGGCGAGACATGGCACGCACGCGCGGCTCACTCACCTGGCAGTCAACGGCTTCCTGCTCTTCGGGGTGCTGCATGCCCAGGCCCTGCAGGCTGCGTGGCAACGGCTGCAAGTCGGCCTCCAGGCCTCTGCACAAATGGGCCTCCTGAGGGCACTGGGTGCCCGGAGCCTGCTGTCCAGCCCCAGGTCCTATCTCCTTCTCCTCTACTTCATGCCTCTGGCCCTGCTATCTGCCTTTAGCCACCAGGAGGCTCGGTTCCTGATTCCCCTCCTGGTCCCCCTGGTCCTGCTTTGTAGTCCACAGACGCAGCCTGTGCCTTGGAAGGGCACTGTGGTCCTCTTCAACGCCCTCGGTGCCCTCCTCTTCGGCTGCCTGCATCAGGGGGGCCTGGTGCCTGGCCTGGAGTACCTGGAGCAGGTGGTCCATGCCCCTGTGCTCCCAAGCACACCCACCCACTACACACTCCTCTTCACTCACACCTACATGCCCCCCCGGCACCTCCTACACCTCCCAGGCCTGGGGGCACCAGTGGAGGTGGTGGACATGGGGGGGACTGAGGACTGGGCCCTGTGCCAAACCCTGAAAAGCTTCACCAGACAACCAGCCTGCCAAGTGGCTGGTGGGCCATGGCTCTGCCGCCTCTTTGTGGTAACCCCTGGCACCACCAGGCGTGCCGTGGAGAAGTGCAGCTTCCCCTTCAAGAATGAAAC